The following nucleotide sequence is from Halapricum desulfuricans.
GTGGTCATCGCGAGGGCGGTCCGCGCGGAGCGGCGCGCGTCGAGATCGAACGCGCGACCTCCCAGATAGCCGCTGAGGACCTTCGTGGGCGTCGTCGCCAGGACGGCGACCGCGATCAGTCCCGCGGCCCCGGCGACCGCGAGCGGGTCGGTCACCAGCCCGATCCAGAAGAAAAACACCGCTGCGAACAGGTCACGGAGCGGTTCGAGCAGCTCCTCGATCTGCAGGACGTGCCCGGTCGAAGCGAGCGCCATCCCGACGAAAAACGCCGCGACGGCCTCGCTGACCCCCAGCGCCAGCGCCGTCCCGGCGACCAGCACGGCGAGCCCGACGGCACGGAGCACGATGAACTCGTGGGAGTCGGTCGCGAAGAGCCGCTCGAAGGCCGGCGTCCCGAACTGGACGGCGACCACCAGTACGACGAGAAACGCGAGCGCGATTCCGACTGACCGCGCGGCCTGGGTCGGGTCACCGCCGCCGAGCACGAGCGCGCCGGCCACGGCAAGATAGACGGCGATCAGCAGGTCCTCGTAGACGAGCGTCCCGAGGATCGGCTCGGCCTCGTCGTTGGCGATCCAGCCCAGATCGATCAGCGACTTCGTGATGATCGCCGACGAGGAGATGTAGACGATCCCGGCGACGAGAAACGCCGGCAGGGCCGACCCGAAAAAGAGCCACCCCAGCGCGAGCCCCGCGGGGAAATTAATCAGGAAGTCGATCGTCCCGGCGGAGCCGATCTGTGTGCGCCGAGCCAGCAGTCGATCGAGGTTGAACTCCAGCCCGAGGAAAAACAGCAGGAAGACGATCCCCAGCTCCGCACTGAGCTCGACGAACTCCGTCTCGGCGACATAGATTTCGGCCGGCAACGCGATC
It contains:
- a CDS encoding cation:proton antiporter; this translates as MFASIAAVGWLADRLGQSVIPFYIVIGMVASEFVVGRLDLPAELWGIALPAEIYVAETEFVELSAELGIVFLLFFLGLEFNLDRLLARRTQIGSAGTIDFLINFPAGLALGWLFFGSALPAFLVAGIVYISSSAIITKSLIDLGWIANDEAEPILGTLVYEDLLIAVYLAVAGALVLGGGDPTQAARSVGIALAFLVVLVVAVQFGTPAFERLFATDSHEFIVLRAVGLAVLVAGTALALGVSEAVAAFFVGMALASTGHVLQIEELLEPLRDLFAAVFFFWIGLVTDPLAVAGAAGLIAVAVLATTPTKVLSGYLGGRAFDLDARRSARTALAMTTRGEFSLIIATLAVSGVAAGTIPQSVGERISAFAVGYVLVMAVIGTTLMQYSGPFETAVQARFGEPSTEQ